Genomic segment of Candidatus Kaelpia aquatica:
GAAGACACTGATATTGAAACGATTAGGAAGAAGTATATTTCAACTACACTGATTTATTGAAATATGAAAACTATGGTTTTATAGATGAACTTAAAAAATGGCATGTCAAAAATTAAGAGAATTTTTAGTTGAATTGTTTTAATAGTGGTAAAATACAAACAATAGGTAAAAGTATTAGTAATTTTATTTTAAGAAGATATAAAATGCTAATTACAGGGCCAGTCAGAGAAATGAGAGGACAGAAAAGACAGCAAAAATAGGAGGAGAAAATGAAGGGAAACTTTAATATGGGTACGACATTGTTAGCAATTATGCTCTTAGGATCCCACTTGGTGTTTGCTCAAGAGAGTGGAAAGTTAGCTGGTCCCAAGAAGACTGTGGCTGTAATAGGATTTGAAAATGCTTCGGGAATGAGAAGCTATGTAAGGTTGGGGGATGATTTTACTGCTCAGCTTACTGAGTCTTTGATTCAAAGCGGTAAATTTATTGTTTTATCAAGAACAGAGTTAAGCAGTGTTTTTATTGAGCAAGATTTAGCGGAAAGTGGCAGGATGGCCAAATCTTTGACTGCTCAAAAGGGTAAAGCTATCCCTGCTCAGATATTGGTTACAGGCAAGATTACCGAGTTTACGCAAGATGCGAGTGGGGGAACGCAAGGGTTAAGAGTTGGTGGTTTTAATTTAGGAGTAAAAACGTCTAGTGCTCATATGGCAGTAATCATTCAGATTATTGATTCTACTACAGGAGAAATCTTAGATTCTAAGAGAGTGGAGGGAAAAGCGAAGGCATCTGGTCTTGCTG
This window contains:
- a CDS encoding CsgG/HfaB family protein, which gives rise to MKGNFNMGTTLLAIMLLGSHLVFAQESGKLAGPKKTVAVIGFENASGMRSYVRLGDDFTAQLTESLIQSGKFIVLSRTELSSVFIEQDLAESGRMAKSLTAQKGKAIPAQILVTGKITEFTQDASGGTQGLRVGGFNLGVKTSSAHMAVIIQIIDSTTGEILDSKRVEGKAKASGLAVGYSGAFDLGSSGFKKTPLGKATQNAIDKAVTHIAGKLSKIPWRGRVVLIKDEVVYINAGSEAGIIIGKEFVVYRKGESIIDPETGIELGMETTRAGKISVTEVQQKFSKAKILDSTLDINKS